In Cydia amplana chromosome 25, ilCydAmpl1.1, whole genome shotgun sequence, one genomic interval encodes:
- the LOC134659860 gene encoding zinc finger protein OZF-like — MEITVESLPLLGVCNLCLNEGAVKSMLPCSSADAPSYADILLKCFSIDISLMELGDTKQLVCDLCATRLLESMTFKDQALHSLRSLEDSAKMFNVKKESVDFIDDAGSPADFDIDPDDDDDDDDKGNMSYFIPALSVIVKKEPTTEVFKPRKTRKKCITITLKKPKDFKDISDTDTMLSQGLFPFKIRKNRLFACALCPETLSKLEDMKKHVSQHNRKNIHIAFKKMMFSNSQRFYKSSTQLRCKICTTDLNNFDELNAHVENCTRLKYTNGKWSNLPFKLEKDQLDCPVCKKTFLNFVSLNTHMNIHYPNYICENCGKAFASKARLRGHMRTHEVGEFACKYCDAVFDRVTKRENHVSKEHKAGVRYACKRCNISLTSFYARQKHLAEIHNEELKRYKCKACPQSYITPGHLSSHVRRDHLNERNHKCDKCDLAFYTKNALKMHMIKHDGERIHVCHICQKSYQRKKTLREHMRIHTNDKRFICPVCGRAFTQKCTLKGHLKVHERKVEIDEKIVQPLHSI; from the exons ATGGAGATAACTGTGGAAAGCCTACCGCTGCTGGGGGTCTGCAACCTGTGCTTGAACGAGGGGGCTGTGAAGAGTATGCTTCCTTGCAGTTCGGCCGATGCTCCGTCTTACGCGGATATATTgttaaaatgtttcagcatagac ATAAGCCTGATGGAGCTGGGCGATACAAAGCAACTGGTGTGCGACTTGTGTGCCACTCGGTTATTGGAGAGCATGACCTTCAAGGACCAGGCTTTGCACTCTCTCCGCAGTCTTGAAGACTCTGCCAAGATGTTCA ATGTGAAGAAAGAGAGCGTTGACTTTATCGACGACGCCGGCAGCCCTGCGGACTTCGACATCGAcccagatgatgatgatgatgatgacgacaaAGGTAACATG TCTTATTTCATTCCAGCATTATCAGTCATTGTCAAAAAGGAGCCGACCACAGAAGTGTTCAAGCCGAGAAAAACCAGAAAAAAATGCATCACCATCACCTTAAAGAAGCCCAAAGACTTCAAAGACATCTCCGACACTGACACCATGCTCTCACAAGGTCTGTTCCCGTTTAAAATACGAAAAAACAGGCTGTTTGCCTGCGCCTTATGTCCTGAAACACTCTCCAAACTCGAGGATATGAAGAAACATGTATCACAACATAATAGGAAAAATATACATATCGCTTTCAAGAAAATGATGTTCTCAAATTCACAGAGGTTCTATAAAAGCTCGACTCAGTTACGGTGCAAAATTTGCACGACAGACTTGAATAACTTCGATGAGTTGAATGCACATGTTGAAAATTGTACTAGACTTAAATATACCAATGGTAAGTGGAGTAACTTACCGTTCAAACTAGAAAAGGATCAACTAGACTGTCCTGTTTGTAAGAAAACTTTTCTAAATTTTGTAAGTCTGAATACTCATATGAATATACATTACCCGAATTATATATGTGAGAATTGTGGGAAGGCATTCGCTTCCAAAGCGAGGTTAAGAGGACATATGAGGACGCATGAAGTCGGTGAATTTGCTTGTAAGTATTGTGATGCTGTCTTCGACAGAGTCACTAAGCGAGAAAACCATGTGTCGAAGGAACATAAGGCCGGAGTGCGGTACGCTTGCAAACGTTGCAATATATCTTTAACATCGTTCTACGCTCGACAGAAGCATTTAGCTGAGATTCACAACGAAGAGCTGAAGCGGTATAAGTGTAAAGCATGTCCACAAAGCTATATCACTCCGGGACACTTGTCGAGCCATGTCCGGAGAGATCATTTAAACGAACGGAACCATAAGTGTGATAAGTGCGACTTAGCTTTCTATACTAAGAACGCTTTGAAAATGCATATGATAAAACATGACGGTGAAAGAATCCATGTGTGTCATATATGTCAGAAATCTTATCAAAGGAAGAAAACGCTTAGAGAGCATATGAGGATTCACACGAATGACAAGAGGTTTATTTGTCCGGTGTGTGGGAGGGCCTTTACGCAGAAGTGCACGTTGAAGGGGCATCTGAAAGTGCATGAGAGGAAAGTGGAAATAGATGAGAAGATTGTGCAGCCCTTGCACTCTATTTAA
- the LOC134659692 gene encoding ferritin light chain — MKFLALAVSCLLALSGALAADSCYQDVSLDCSQASNSMVLAKCNAIYGGYGHHGNLASEMQAYANLHLARSYEFLLSASYFDNYQTNRKGFSKLFRKLSDDAWEKTIDLIKHITTRGGVMDFARRSTLDTGSKNYTVELNELEALAKALDIEKEIAERAFHIHGEATRNSQHLHDPEIAQYMEEEFIEDHSKTIRNLAGHSSDLKKFIAQNDGQDLSISLYLFDEYLQKTV; from the exons ATGAAGTTTCTAGCTCTTGCTGTGTCCTGCCTGCTGGCTCTCTCCGGAGCCCTAGCGGCTGACTCCTGCTACCAGGACGTCTCCTTGGACTGCTCACAGGCTTCCAACAGCATGG TGCTGGCAAAATGTAACGCCATCTACGGCGGCTACGGTCACCATGGCAACCTCGCGTCCGAGATGCAAGCGTACGCGAACCTGCATCTCGCTCGCTCGTACGAGTTCCTGCTATCGGCGTCCTACTTCGACAACTACCAGACCAACAGGAAGGGGTTCAGTAAGCTGTTTAGGAAGCTGTCGGATGACGCTTGGGAGAAGACTATTGATCTCATCAAGCATATTACTACTCGAG GTGGCGTGATGGACTTCGCCCGCCGCTCCACCCTGGATACCGGCAGCAAGAACTACACCGTGGAGCTGAACGAGCTGGAAGCGCTGGCCAAGGCCCTGGACATCGAGAAGGAGATCGCTGAGCGCGCCTTCCACATCCACGGCGAAGCCACCAGGAACAGCCAGCACCTCCATGACCCTGAG ATCGCCCAATACATGGAGGAGGAATTCATCGAAGACCATTCCAAGACCATCCGCAACCTGGCCGGCCACAGCTCCGACCTCAAGAAGTTCATCGCCCAGAACGACGGCCAAGATCTGTCCATCTCGCTATACCTGTTCGACGAGTATCTGCAGAAGACCGTCTAA
- the LOC134659536 gene encoding ferritin heavy chain has protein sequence MKAVMLAVVSFLAVFAPALATQCSVAPVNVPKEWITIHGTCRSAMRRQIQMEVRASLQYLAMGAHFSRDGVNRPGFAKLFFDAASEEREHALKLIDYLLMRGELTQDVSSLIKIRAPESKTWEAGVDALEQALMMEHEVTKSIRTVISACEDDPEFNDYHLVDYLTGEFLEEQYKGQRDLAGKATTLKKMMDRHSALGEFIYDKKLLGMDI, from the exons ATGAAGGCTGTAATGCTTGCCGTCGTTTCGTTCCTGGCTGTCTTCGCCCCGGCTTTGGCCACCCAAT GCTCCGTGGCGCCAGTGAACGTGCCAAAGGAATGGATCACCATCCACGGCACCTGCCGCTCGGCCATGCGTCGTCAGATCCAGATGGAAGTTCGCGCTTCATTGCAGTATCTTGCCATGGGAGCCCACTTCTCTAGAGATGGG GTGAACAGGCCAGGCTTCGCCAAGCTGTTCTTCGACGCGGCCTCCGAGGAGCGTGAACACGCGCTCAAGCTGATCGACTACCTGCTGATGCGAGGAGAGCTCACCCAGGATGTGTCCTCACTCATCAAGATCAGG GCCCCGGAAAGCAAGACCTGGGAGGCCGGCGTGGACGCCCTGGAGCAGGCGCTGATGATGGAGCACGAGGTGACCAAGAGCATCCGCACCGTCATCTCGGCCTGCGAGGATGACCCCGAGTTCAACGACTACCAC CTGGTCGACTACCTGACCGGCGAGTTCCTAGAGGAACAGTACAAGGGCCAGCGCGACCTGGCCGGCAAGGCCACCACGCTCAAGAAGATGATGGACCGCCACTCCGCCCTAGGAGAGTTCATCTACGACAAGAAACTGCTCGGCATGGACATCTAA